From Thalassotalea euphylliae, the proteins below share one genomic window:
- a CDS encoding TonB-dependent receptor translates to MLNLGKRTALAVAISGALGGYSQVAIAQDAAESDVEVITVTGMLSSLKSSMLDKKESDVVSDGIAAEDLGKFPDLNVAESLQRITGVSIDRSGGEGQQVTVRGFGPQFNTVLVNGRQIATDSAGREFNFDIIAADQITGADIFKTSTSTLQEGGIGGTINVSTARPFDYDGLQLVGSLKGMYESLSEETSPSASFLVSNTFNDDTMGVLLAVTHSERDVQINRIETAGWRGGQTISNNRDGVLFTNAYIPRNWDQIVDQQERTRTNASLVFQYAPSDDVTISLDGFVSKFEVESQVTDLASWFEPDRVGSATIDPETGTLLQFTQDVGLFESSGNPATDFVSHTRNSRDVSNDGFGLQVEWLINDQLEATFDVSTSSAENDRAGRDRFNVVGIINNYQFDGTGGTPTVSHDGFVNGALPDANLARLHYNEKGNQFSDEDEITELKADFVYEADGDVFETARFGIYRQEREKKSFQIFGNQCQFCGYGTPAPLDVIDFREFTAENYFSGLIDTFYTYDGDAYVDYLADQGFPIVPTLQNNRYTVNEDITSLYADFTFGFDLDDMPVTINVGARYSTTDVEAEAVQSDIVNVVPTSDQTLFANVFGPARDISESGSYSNLLPSLNIKLELQDDMVLRFAAYDSLTRPTLSQLSPATTFNEPRRQNLTAQGGNESLKPFTSENWDISYEWYYGDASLFSFAFFHKEVDDFIITRTGTETFDMTGRTAPDFACEGEFCSDADELSGAQEIYSVTRPQNSEEITVTGYEVALTHIFENGFGFTANATIVDSDTELGEDQSTAFALEGLGDSQNLIVFYEADNWQARIAFNNREGFLRLVDNGFNGEPVNTDTFGQWDISASYDINENISVFFEGINITEEELVQTGRFANQVYNIEDNGSRYAVGVRAKF, encoded by the coding sequence ATGTTAAACCTAGGAAAACGCACTGCTTTGGCAGTCGCTATTTCAGGTGCTTTGGGCGGCTACTCGCAAGTAGCAATTGCTCAAGATGCAGCTGAAAGTGACGTTGAGGTGATCACAGTTACTGGTATGCTAAGTAGCTTGAAATCGTCAATGTTAGACAAAAAAGAATCTGATGTTGTGTCAGACGGGATCGCCGCGGAAGATTTGGGTAAATTCCCGGATCTGAACGTTGCCGAGTCTTTACAGCGTATTACAGGTGTTTCAATTGACCGCAGTGGTGGTGAAGGCCAGCAAGTGACGGTTCGTGGTTTTGGCCCACAATTTAACACTGTGTTAGTGAATGGCCGCCAAATTGCGACGGATAGTGCCGGCCGTGAATTTAACTTTGATATTATCGCTGCCGACCAAATCACTGGCGCTGATATTTTCAAAACCTCAACCTCGACGCTACAAGAAGGTGGCATTGGTGGTACGATCAACGTATCAACTGCCCGCCCGTTCGACTACGATGGCTTACAATTGGTTGGTTCATTAAAAGGCATGTATGAAAGCTTGTCTGAAGAAACCTCGCCAAGCGCTTCATTTTTAGTGAGCAATACGTTTAACGACGATACCATGGGTGTGTTACTTGCCGTGACCCATTCTGAGCGTGACGTACAAATTAACCGCATTGAAACCGCCGGTTGGCGTGGCGGTCAAACGATTTCAAATAACCGTGATGGCGTGCTGTTCACGAATGCATACATCCCGCGTAACTGGGACCAAATTGTTGACCAACAAGAACGCACACGTACCAACGCTAGCCTGGTTTTCCAATACGCGCCAAGTGATGATGTGACGATCTCGTTAGACGGTTTCGTGTCTAAATTTGAAGTTGAGTCGCAAGTGACTGACTTAGCATCATGGTTTGAACCTGATCGCGTTGGCTCGGCAACCATCGACCCGGAAACTGGCACCTTATTGCAGTTTACGCAAGATGTTGGTTTATTTGAAAGTAGTGGTAACCCGGCAACTGATTTTGTATCACACACACGTAACTCACGCGATGTCTCGAATGATGGCTTTGGTTTACAGGTTGAGTGGCTGATTAACGACCAACTGGAAGCGACGTTTGACGTTTCAACGTCGTCAGCTGAAAACGATCGCGCTGGCCGTGACCGCTTTAACGTAGTGGGCATTATCAACAACTACCAATTTGATGGTACGGGCGGCACACCAACTGTTTCGCACGACGGTTTTGTTAATGGTGCATTGCCAGACGCCAACCTAGCTCGCTTACACTACAACGAAAAAGGCAATCAGTTTAGTGACGAAGATGAAATCACTGAATTAAAAGCTGATTTTGTATACGAAGCGGATGGCGATGTATTTGAAACCGCGCGCTTTGGTATTTACCGCCAAGAGCGTGAGAAGAAGAGCTTCCAAATTTTTGGTAACCAATGTCAATTCTGTGGTTACGGCACTCCAGCACCACTTGACGTGATTGACTTTAGAGAGTTTACCGCAGAAAACTACTTCTCTGGTTTAATTGATACTTTCTACACCTACGACGGTGATGCGTATGTTGATTACTTAGCCGACCAAGGCTTCCCGATTGTACCGACGTTACAAAACAACCGTTACACCGTAAACGAAGATATTACCTCATTGTACGCTGACTTTACGTTCGGTTTCGATCTAGATGATATGCCTGTAACCATTAACGTTGGTGCGCGTTACTCAACAACTGATGTTGAAGCAGAAGCGGTACAAAGTGACATTGTTAATGTTGTGCCGACGTCTGACCAAACGTTATTTGCTAACGTATTTGGCCCTGCGCGTGATATCTCAGAAAGCGGTTCATACTCAAACTTGCTACCGAGCTTAAACATTAAGTTAGAGCTACAAGATGATATGGTACTTCGCTTTGCTGCATATGACTCATTAACGCGCCCAACACTTTCGCAATTGTCGCCAGCGACGACCTTTAACGAGCCTCGCCGTCAAAACTTAACGGCTCAAGGTGGTAACGAGTCGTTAAAACCTTTCACTTCTGAAAACTGGGATATTTCTTACGAGTGGTACTACGGTGACGCGAGCTTGTTTAGCTTCGCTTTCTTCCACAAAGAAGTAGACGATTTCATCATCACGCGCACCGGTACCGAAACGTTTGACATGACGGGCCGTACCGCACCAGATTTTGCCTGTGAAGGCGAGTTCTGTTCAGACGCTGACGAGTTATCTGGTGCACAAGAAATTTACTCAGTAACACGTCCACAAAACTCGGAAGAAATCACAGTAACTGGTTATGAAGTGGCCTTAACACACATCTTCGAAAACGGTTTCGGTTTCACCGCGAATGCGACTATCGTTGATAGCGACACTGAGTTGGGTGAAGACCAATCAACAGCGTTCGCGCTAGAAGGTTTGGGTGATTCACAAAACTTAATTGTGTTCTACGAAGCGGATAACTGGCAAGCGCGTATCGCGTTCAACAACCGTGAAGGTTTCTTGCGTTTAGTGGACAACGGCTTCAACGGCGAACCAGTAAACACAGATACCTTTGGTCAGTGGGACATTAGTGCGAGCTACGATATAAACGAAAATATCTCGGTATTCTTTGAAGGTATTAACATTACTGAAGAAGAGCTAGTACAAACCGGTCGCTTTGCAAACCAAGTGTACAACATCGAAGATAACGGCTCGCGTTACGCTGTGGGTGTGCGCGCTAAGTTCTAA
- a CDS encoding tryptophan halogenase family protein, with product MSHPVKNIVIVGGGTAGWLSAAVIASYHQGANDEQFRITLVESSDVPTLGVGEGTWPTMKNTLRQIGLSEREVFARCHAAFKQGGKFVNWVHGNGDFYYHPFTVPLGYGKLDLAPYVENVENFAIESNFQHHICEAGLAPRGHADLDYQGPCNYAYHLDAGELATMLKEHCTAKLGVHHLVDTLQETVIAEDGSIAAIALEKTGQLSADLFVDCTGARSLLLGKALGVGYHSLDDVLFNDSALAMQVPYDNDDSPVASHTIATAQDAGWIWDIGLTHRRGVGHVYSSRFTSDDHAEANLRKYLGKAAEGLTARKISYKPGHREKFWHKNCVAVGMAAGFVEPLEATAIMLIELSSRFIGENLPADKGLMPVVAKRFNQQMDYRWQRIADFLKLHYMLTQRPEPYWQAHCDESTFPQSLKDDLAIWQYRGPATNDFDSAIELFPAASYQYVLYGMEFKPDFTSQAYLYNQGQQAQQLIRRNQQITQQMLQNLPAHRAYIEQWLATG from the coding sequence ATGTCGCATCCGGTTAAAAATATTGTCATTGTGGGCGGTGGTACTGCTGGCTGGTTATCTGCAGCCGTCATTGCTTCGTATCATCAAGGCGCCAATGACGAACAGTTTCGCATTACCTTAGTCGAATCGTCTGACGTACCGACATTGGGGGTTGGCGAAGGGACTTGGCCAACCATGAAAAATACCCTGCGCCAAATTGGGTTAAGTGAGCGTGAAGTGTTTGCTCGCTGCCACGCAGCATTTAAGCAAGGTGGCAAATTTGTCAATTGGGTCCATGGCAACGGTGATTTTTATTATCACCCGTTCACTGTGCCCTTGGGATACGGCAAGCTCGATCTTGCCCCTTATGTTGAAAACGTCGAAAACTTTGCGATTGAATCAAATTTCCAACACCACATTTGCGAAGCTGGGTTAGCGCCAAGAGGGCACGCTGATCTCGACTACCAAGGGCCGTGCAATTATGCCTACCACTTAGATGCGGGTGAGCTGGCAACTATGCTTAAAGAGCACTGCACAGCAAAGCTGGGCGTCCACCACTTAGTAGATACTTTACAAGAGACTGTGATCGCCGAAGATGGCAGTATTGCCGCGATAGCACTGGAAAAAACAGGCCAACTCAGCGCTGATTTATTTGTCGATTGCACAGGTGCGCGCTCGTTATTACTTGGCAAAGCGCTTGGCGTAGGTTACCACTCACTTGACGATGTGCTGTTTAACGATAGTGCACTGGCGATGCAAGTGCCTTACGACAACGATGATAGCCCTGTTGCTTCTCATACCATAGCGACAGCGCAAGATGCAGGTTGGATTTGGGATATTGGCTTAACCCATCGTCGCGGGGTTGGTCATGTTTATTCAAGTCGCTTTACCAGTGATGATCACGCCGAAGCAAACTTGCGCAAATACCTAGGTAAAGCAGCTGAGGGGTTAACGGCGCGCAAGATCTCGTATAAGCCTGGCCACAGAGAAAAGTTCTGGCATAAAAACTGTGTGGCGGTTGGTATGGCTGCTGGCTTTGTTGAGCCGTTAGAAGCGACCGCGATTATGTTGATCGAACTGTCGTCGCGTTTTATTGGTGAGAATTTACCTGCGGATAAAGGGCTTATGCCGGTGGTGGCAAAACGCTTTAACCAACAAATGGACTATCGCTGGCAGCGCATTGCTGACTTCTTGAAGTTGCACTACATGCTGACTCAACGCCCAGAGCCATATTGGCAAGCCCATTGCGATGAAAGTACATTCCCACAATCGCTTAAAGATGACTTAGCTATTTGGCAATATCGCGGCCCAGCAACGAATGATTTTGATAGTGCGATTGAGTTATTCCCTGCGGCGAGTTATCAGTACGTGCTTTACGGTATGGAATTCAAGCCAGATTTTACCAGCCAAGCCTATTTGTACAATCAAGGGCAACAAGCGCAGCAATTGATCAGACGCAACCAGCAAATTACGCAGCAAATGTTACAAAACTTGCCTGCTCACCGCGCTTACATTGAACAGTGGCTGGCAACGGGTTAA
- a CDS encoding SapC family protein, with amino-acid sequence MTALVALNSEQHQSLCIKANAELEFAASQHLLSLKVQEVGQAGSSFPVFLMKDPSSGVWRISAVASFAMGTNLFVESGQWLPAFKPLAMQTFPFYLMKAPGEEKGYTIGINPASAAFSEQKTQADQAIFSSSGKASAQLMRVTQLLEASIEQDIHTYQFGQAMQELGLVKAINLVIHRQDGSQETLQGLCTIDEDKLNALSGEQLKSLSEKGYLSPIYAMLTSIYQLNALIRRNNRRNKQDARFGAIKEIKIAVNSGNTFS; translated from the coding sequence ATGACGGCATTAGTCGCCCTGAACAGCGAACAACATCAATCATTGTGTATAAAAGCCAATGCAGAGCTGGAATTCGCTGCCAGTCAACATTTACTCAGCTTAAAAGTACAAGAAGTTGGGCAAGCGGGGAGTAGTTTCCCGGTGTTCTTGATGAAAGATCCCAGCTCAGGTGTGTGGCGCATTTCGGCGGTTGCCAGCTTTGCTATGGGCACTAACTTGTTTGTTGAGTCAGGCCAGTGGCTTCCTGCGTTCAAGCCGTTAGCGATGCAAACCTTTCCTTTTTACTTAATGAAAGCTCCAGGTGAAGAAAAGGGTTATACCATAGGTATTAACCCAGCAAGTGCCGCCTTTTCTGAGCAAAAAACTCAAGCAGATCAAGCGATTTTCAGCTCATCCGGCAAGGCAAGCGCTCAGCTGATGCGCGTCACTCAGCTACTGGAAGCGAGTATCGAACAAGATATTCACACTTACCAATTTGGTCAGGCAATGCAGGAATTGGGCTTAGTCAAAGCCATTAACTTAGTTATTCATCGACAAGACGGCAGCCAAGAAACGTTACAAGGCTTATGCACTATTGACGAAGATAAATTGAATGCGCTTTCTGGCGAACAGTTAAAGTCCTTGAGTGAAAAAGGTTACTTGTCACCAATTTATGCGATGTTAACGTCAATTTACCAGTTAAACGCGTTAATCCGCCGAAACAATCGCCGAAACAAGCAAGACGCACGCTTTGGTGCGATTAAAGAAATCAAGATTGCCGTAAATTCCGGTAATACGTTTAGTTAA
- a CDS encoding alpha-galactosidase — protein sequence MNNKPTHIHLAGQRSSLIINVSERTPRISYYGKKLSAQSSGQMIEMLATRQEAKCAVVNEPPIALTPTYGSGFTGHVGLEIGNNDDAWSFGGDISAVEQLNEHQVAITTTDEVRHLSLLHELRICPKTDVVECATSLFNNSDSELAVNWCAAPTFQVAASYTDIMAFEGRWSNEFRRQHIKRFLGSFVRENRKGKTSHDSFPGLIMHKTTTAEHQGDCIGFHLGWSGNHKVMSELLADGRGFVQMGELLLPSELTLAPGESYQSPKLYVCYSDTGFNTMSNSFHTFVREQLLSDKVLNKPRPVHYNTWEGIYFDHDTDTLVELAKQAADIGAERFVLDDGWFNGRRGDYAGLGDWFVDKEIYPEGLQPLIEQVLATGMAFGIWFEPEMINPDSDLYRNHPDWVLQTRGNPQIGFRNQYVLDLTNPAVCDYLFKCIDDILLEYPDISYIKWDMNRDVNQPGNGLGKPAIHQQMLALYALIDKLRAKHPNVEFESCCSGGGRVDYGILAHTDRVWTSDSNDALDRLEIQKGCSYFFPSNVMGAHVGPRDCHITGRRANIEMRAAVAMFGHMGIEMDPRELTEQERTSLKAAIALHKAHRELIHQGQLVRLDTDGNSVEFGIVNADKSEALFSYNSVIEPLRYMPNQFLFKGLDAQSKYKLDLVWPSQREDFKEYSESILDQALGQTFSGELLMEHGMQMPVLFPQNSLIFKLTKV from the coding sequence ATGAACAACAAACCTACGCATATTCATTTAGCAGGGCAACGCAGTAGCCTTATTATTAATGTAAGTGAACGCACCCCGCGCATTAGTTATTACGGGAAAAAGCTGTCGGCGCAATCGTCGGGTCAGATGATTGAGATGCTGGCAACTCGTCAAGAAGCCAAGTGTGCCGTGGTTAACGAGCCTCCTATTGCGCTAACACCGACTTACGGCAGTGGCTTTACCGGTCATGTTGGCCTTGAAATTGGAAACAATGACGATGCTTGGTCGTTTGGTGGCGACATCAGCGCAGTTGAGCAGTTAAATGAGCATCAAGTGGCGATTACCACCACCGACGAGGTGCGTCATTTATCCTTGTTACACGAACTGCGTATCTGTCCGAAAACGGATGTGGTTGAGTGTGCTACTTCACTCTTTAATAACAGCGATAGCGAATTAGCGGTGAACTGGTGTGCTGCGCCGACTTTCCAAGTCGCTGCCAGTTACACTGATATCATGGCGTTTGAAGGTCGTTGGTCAAACGAGTTTCGCCGTCAACACATTAAACGTTTTCTTGGCAGCTTTGTACGAGAAAATCGCAAAGGCAAAACCTCTCACGACAGCTTCCCCGGTTTGATCATGCACAAAACAACAACCGCTGAGCATCAAGGGGATTGTATTGGTTTCCACTTGGGTTGGAGCGGCAATCACAAGGTGATGAGCGAGTTATTGGCTGATGGTCGTGGTTTTGTACAAATGGGTGAGTTGCTATTGCCAAGTGAGTTAACACTTGCGCCAGGTGAATCGTATCAATCGCCGAAACTTTATGTCTGTTACTCCGACACGGGCTTTAACACCATGTCGAACAGCTTTCACACCTTTGTGCGCGAGCAGTTACTCAGCGATAAAGTGCTCAACAAGCCACGCCCAGTGCACTACAACACCTGGGAAGGGATTTATTTTGATCACGATACCGACACATTAGTGGAACTGGCTAAACAAGCGGCAGACATAGGCGCTGAACGTTTTGTCCTTGACGATGGTTGGTTTAACGGCCGCCGTGGTGATTATGCAGGGCTTGGTGACTGGTTTGTTGATAAGGAAATCTACCCAGAGGGTTTACAGCCGTTGATTGAGCAAGTGCTGGCAACGGGCATGGCGTTCGGTATTTGGTTTGAGCCAGAGATGATTAACCCAGACAGCGACTTGTATCGCAATCATCCGGATTGGGTTTTACAGACACGCGGCAACCCGCAAATTGGCTTTAGAAATCAATACGTATTGGATCTTACCAACCCTGCGGTATGTGATTACTTATTCAAATGTATCGACGATATTTTGCTGGAATACCCTGATATTAGCTATATCAAGTGGGATATGAACCGCGACGTTAACCAGCCGGGCAATGGCTTGGGCAAGCCTGCTATCCATCAACAAATGCTAGCGCTTTACGCCTTAATTGATAAGCTTCGCGCGAAACACCCCAATGTTGAGTTTGAAAGCTGCTGTTCCGGTGGTGGGCGTGTTGATTACGGTATTTTGGCGCACACCGATCGCGTTTGGACGTCTGATTCCAACGATGCCTTAGACCGCCTAGAAATTCAAAAGGGCTGCTCTTATTTCTTCCCGTCAAATGTCATGGGCGCACATGTTGGCCCGCGTGATTGTCATATCACGGGGCGCCGCGCCAATATTGAAATGCGCGCCGCTGTTGCCATGTTTGGGCATATGGGAATTGAAATGGATCCGCGCGAATTAACCGAGCAAGAACGCACGAGTTTAAAAGCGGCAATCGCACTGCACAAAGCCCATCGCGAATTGATCCACCAAGGCCAATTAGTGCGCCTAGATACTGATGGCAACTCGGTGGAATTTGGTATTGTTAATGCCGATAAATCAGAGGCGCTATTTTCGTATAACAGCGTGATTGAACCACTGCGCTATATGCCTAACCAATTTCTGTTCAAAGGGCTTGATGCGCAGAGCAAATATAAGCTTGATCTCGTTTGGCCATCGCAACGTGAAGACTTTAAAGAGTATTCCGAGTCAATTTTAGACCAAGCGTTAGGACAAACATTTAGCGGTGAATTACTTATGGAGCACGGTATGCAAATGCCAGTGCTATTCCCTCAAAACTCGCTTATCTTTAAACTAACCAAAGTTTAA
- a CDS encoding SapC family protein: MSDFQPLKPEQHQNLKVKPVVDWEFVAKQHQLEITVTEAQQAASSFPLFFIKNSETGNTFIAAVTSFVMDTNVLVEENGQHQLAYVPLSASLRPFALGLDPENDKSVIPFVDLDSKLVSDDQGEVLFEGDKATPFFQHYNHQLEQYYNGQLATGKFVQALDELGLIQQAELEITMADGQKSTLKGLWNLNEKALNELSIEEQQSLLSQGYFAPIFAMLSSMTQLNRLIHGHIKLGEPIAGVNVNPVNGK; encoded by the coding sequence ATGTCAGATTTTCAACCATTAAAACCGGAACAGCATCAGAACTTGAAAGTGAAGCCTGTCGTTGATTGGGAGTTCGTTGCGAAACAGCACCAACTCGAGATCACGGTCACAGAAGCTCAACAAGCAGCGTCCAGTTTTCCATTATTTTTTATTAAAAATAGCGAAACTGGAAATACCTTTATTGCGGCAGTAACGTCATTTGTGATGGATACTAATGTACTTGTCGAAGAAAATGGCCAACATCAGTTGGCATATGTGCCATTGTCTGCAAGCCTAAGGCCTTTTGCCCTAGGCCTTGATCCCGAAAATGATAAAAGTGTTATTCCTTTTGTAGATCTTGACTCTAAACTCGTGAGTGATGATCAGGGAGAGGTGTTGTTTGAGGGAGATAAGGCTACGCCTTTTTTTCAGCACTATAATCATCAATTAGAGCAGTATTACAACGGTCAGTTGGCAACAGGTAAGTTTGTTCAAGCACTGGACGAGCTGGGGCTTATTCAGCAAGCAGAATTAGAAATTACCATGGCCGATGGTCAAAAAAGTACGCTAAAAGGCTTGTGGAACTTGAATGAAAAAGCGTTAAATGAGCTTTCAATAGAAGAACAGCAGTCGTTGCTGTCGCAAGGCTATTTCGCCCCTATTTTTGCGATGCTTTCGTCAATGACTCAACTAAATCGCTTAATTCATGGTCATATCAAACTGGGTGAGCCAATTGCTGGCGTCAATGTTAATCCTGTCAATGGTAAATAA
- a CDS encoding lysoplasmalogenase yields MQQVAESIQTKKRAQIKHGRQILLSVLFFIFATSYLCSLVIAPYTGQFLLKVSPIVCLLIMVLTARLEAPAQKPYRPSSTKRLLLVAIIASGTGDVLLALPLQQSFVMGLAAFLVAQCLYAVIFLQNRTNKPARAAKLVAAGIIVFAAVMAFYLLPATGELLLPVIVYLTAITVMAVAAWHSHYGLKAKLGVSSFVVSDAVLATTTFHTSQPWGTAAVMVTYYAAQYLIINGVVSDICGRATTTAHREHMTQEPAPEPIDPVNSSAKCK; encoded by the coding sequence ATGCAACAAGTAGCAGAATCGATACAAACTAAAAAAAGAGCGCAAATAAAACATGGTCGCCAAATACTGCTATCAGTGTTGTTTTTTATCTTTGCGACTAGCTATCTCTGCTCGTTAGTTATCGCACCTTATACCGGGCAATTTTTATTAAAAGTCTCACCTATTGTTTGCTTACTCATTATGGTTTTAACGGCAAGGTTAGAAGCTCCTGCGCAAAAGCCATATCGACCAAGTTCGACTAAGCGTTTATTACTCGTTGCCATCATTGCTTCAGGTACTGGTGATGTGTTGTTAGCTTTGCCATTGCAGCAAAGTTTTGTGATGGGGCTAGCTGCGTTTTTAGTAGCACAATGCTTGTACGCCGTTATTTTTTTGCAAAACCGCACAAATAAACCCGCCCGCGCCGCAAAACTGGTCGCTGCAGGTATTATTGTCTTTGCAGCTGTTATGGCTTTTTATTTACTGCCAGCTACGGGCGAGTTATTGCTACCGGTTATCGTGTATTTAACGGCAATTACGGTCATGGCTGTAGCTGCGTGGCACAGTCATTATGGGCTTAAAGCTAAGCTTGGCGTATCAAGTTTTGTCGTCTCGGATGCAGTTTTAGCGACAACGACATTCCACACCTCGCAGCCGTGGGGAACTGCCGCTGTCATGGTGACTTATTACGCCGCGCAATATTTGATTATCAATGGCGTGGTTAGTGATATTTGTGGCCGAGCAACAACTACCGCTCACCGCGAGCACATGACCCAAGAGCCCGCACCAGAGCCGATTGATCCAGTAAACTCGTCGGCTAAATGCAAATAA
- a CDS encoding SLC5 family protein, whose amino-acid sequence MSAQAIQVLVFFGITALIAFATYLKCAGHARSSDSNKEYFLASGGLSWMFVAGSITLTNLSTDQLIGMNGNQMALLAWWEFAAVIGLIILAKVFLPVYYKNNCTTTTELLEKRYGDKNIRAVIAALFLLGNVFIFLPAVLYSGSLFMKSLFGTELSLMFLAVCFALVGACYAVFGGLRAVAVSDTYSGILLLGMGMLIVYLAVAAIDFDFTGIPKERLTMIGGDDSPLPWHVLLTGMIFIQAFYWGTNQTITQRAMAAPNLKEAQKGVFSAALIRLLIVPPMIVIPGIVSYKLYGDIGDAAYGTIAADVLPVWLSGVFAAAIAAAVLTTFNSILNSSAALYCCDIHEAYVNKDANVGKLNAIITVIFVSIALALVPVYATQESIINIVQELYGLLSMPILSTFIVGLLFKDVDARAAIIAVIFGTLLYAFFVFVWAPFHYIHMMCITLFACVGMALAINRLVFGNKLAFARQQTA is encoded by the coding sequence ATGTCAGCACAAGCCATACAGGTATTGGTGTTTTTCGGAATCACTGCGTTAATTGCCTTTGCCACCTATTTAAAATGTGCAGGCCATGCGCGCTCTAGCGACTCCAATAAAGAGTACTTTCTCGCCAGCGGTGGGCTTTCTTGGATGTTTGTCGCTGGTTCAATCACCTTAACTAACCTAAGTACCGATCAGCTCATTGGCATGAACGGCAATCAAATGGCGTTGCTTGCTTGGTGGGAGTTTGCCGCAGTTATTGGCTTAATTATTCTCGCTAAAGTCTTTTTGCCGGTTTATTACAAAAATAACTGTACGACGACAACAGAACTGCTGGAAAAGCGCTATGGCGATAAAAATATACGGGCGGTCATCGCTGCCCTTTTCTTACTAGGCAACGTATTTATCTTCTTACCCGCGGTACTTTACAGTGGCTCGTTATTTATGAAATCGCTGTTCGGTACAGAGTTAAGCCTTATGTTCTTGGCGGTTTGTTTTGCTTTAGTCGGCGCTTGTTATGCGGTATTTGGTGGTTTGCGCGCGGTTGCCGTATCAGACACCTATAGTGGTATTTTGCTGCTCGGTATGGGGATGTTGATTGTTTATCTCGCCGTTGCCGCGATTGATTTTGATTTCACTGGCATTCCGAAAGAGCGCTTAACCATGATTGGCGGTGATGACTCACCATTGCCCTGGCACGTGTTGCTCACCGGGATGATTTTTATTCAAGCCTTCTACTGGGGTACCAACCAAACCATTACCCAGCGCGCGATGGCGGCGCCTAATCTAAAAGAAGCACAAAAAGGTGTCTTCTCAGCGGCGCTTATTCGTTTACTCATTGTGCCACCTATGATTGTGATCCCAGGTATTGTTTCCTACAAGCTTTACGGCGACATTGGTGATGCCGCCTACGGCACCATCGCCGCTGACGTGCTGCCAGTTTGGTTGTCGGGCGTATTTGCCGCGGCAATTGCCGCCGCAGTGCTGACGACCTTCAATAGTATTCTGAACTCGTCTGCGGCACTTTACTGCTGTGATATTCACGAAGCCTATGTCAATAAAGACGCTAATGTTGGCAAATTAAATGCGATAATTACGGTGATATTCGTTAGTATTGCACTCGCTTTAGTGCCCGTTTACGCAACCCAAGAGAGTATTATCAACATAGTACAAGAGCTTTACGGTTTATTGAGTATGCCAATTCTTTCCACCTTTATTGTTGGCCTGTTGTTTAAAGATGTTGATGCTCGCGCGGCGATTATCGCCGTGATCTTCGGCACTTTGTTATACGCGTTTTTTGTCTTTGTTTGGGCGCCGTTCCACTACATTCACATGATGTGTATTACACTGTTTGCCTGTGTTGGTATGGCGCTCGCCATCAACCGTTTAGTGTTTGGCAACAAGCTTGCGTTTGCGCGCCAACAAACGGCTTAG